TGTTTCGGTTAGAACCTGAAAGCTACGGCGTCGGCATTTGTACGCTGAGTTGTGCGATCACACCTGATTTTGCATGGGCAACGGGATGCCAAGCAATTGTGATAAATCTTGGTTTGAAATGGGGTCATCTTCCACAATTTTCCCATCCGCGAGACGATAATATGTCATACCTCGTACAGAAAAGGTTTTGCCGGTTGGCTTGGAACCCATGACTGAACCTGTATAAGTTCCAGTGTAGGTAAAGCGCGCCACAACCTCGTCTCCTTCCGCCACCAGGTTCTCGACCGTAAGATGAAAGTTGGGGATAGCCGTTTTCATCAGTCCGCTCAATTGCTTTAAAGAATCAACGCCCTGTCCGGTTGCACGGTTCACGTAGTTGGGAGCGCAAAGTTGGTCTAACACTGACATATTTCCCTTGTCAAGAACTTCTGTAATGAAACGTCGCACGATGATCTTGTTACCTTCTTGTGACATGGTTATTTCTCCTATGAATT
This is a stretch of genomic DNA from Chloroflexota bacterium. It encodes these proteins:
- a CDS encoding ester cyclase — translated: MSQEGNKIIVRRFITEVLDKGNMSVLDQLCAPNYVNRATGQGVDSLKQLSGLMKTAIPNFHLTVENLVAEGDEVVARFTYTGTYTGSVMGSKPTGKTFSVRGMTYYRLADGKIVEDDPISNQDLSQLLGIPLPMQNQV